GTGACTGCCAGCACGCGCAATCGTCCCCCCTTGACCAGCGCCAGCGACGAGGCCACGCCCCCGAAGCCAACGTCGACCTGCCCGCTCGCCGTATCGACCGCGACCTGCGCCGGGCCCTTGTACGGGACGTGGGTCATCTCAATGCCGGCCATGCTGCTCATCAGCGCCGCCGCCATGTGCGACGTGGTGCCATTTCCCGAAGACCCGAAGGACACGCCCCCGGGCTTGCGCTTCGCCGCCGCGATAACCTCCTGGACCGTGCGGAACCGCGAATTGGCCGCAGTAGTCAGCAGCAGCGCCGACATGCCCAGCCGCGCGACCGGCTCGAAGTCCCTGACCGCATCGTATGGCGTCTTCTCGACCCACTGGTTCGAATAGTGCGCGGCGTACGTGCACAGCAGCGTGTAGCCGTCCGGTGCCGCCTTGGCGACGAAGTCCGTGCCGATCATCCCGCTCGCGCCAAGGCGGTTCTCCACGACAAAGGCAGAGCCCAAGGCCTTCGTCAGCTCGGCGCTCATATAGCGCGCCACGACATCACTGCCCGAGCCAGGGCTGACGGGTACGATGATTCGCACCGGGTGGGAGGGGTAGGCCTGGGCGAGAACCGAAGCCGGGAACGATGCCGGCATAGCCGCCAGCGCCGGCAGCGACTGAAGGAAGGTGCGGCGCCTGATCATTGCGTTGCTCCATTCTGGATGCGGCCGGCGGCCGCCAGGTTGGCAAGCTGCTCCCTGGTCAGCCATTCAGCCAGTGCCAGGGCGGCATTCTCCGGGGTGGCCGCGGCCGGAGGAACCGGATCGGCGGCGCGCGTACGCGAAAAGCGCGGCGCCGGGCGCGGCTGCATCACGCCATCCACCTCGACAAAGGTGCCGCGTGCCTTCAGGTGCGGATGTTCAAAGGCCTCTTCCTGGTCGAGCACGGGCGCAAAGCACACGTCGCTGCCTTCGAGCAGCTCCGTCCACTGCGCACGGGTTCGCGTCTTGAACTGCGCAGCAAACAAGCGGCGAGCGGCCGGCCAGTCGGCGCGGTCTGCCTGCTTACCCAGCGCGGACGGGTCCAGCTCCAGTCGTTCGAGGAGCTGCTGGTAGAACTTGGCCTCGATCGGGCCGATCGATATGTACTTGCCATCGGCGCATTCGTAGACATCGTAGAATGGCGCCCCCGAATCCAGCAGGTTGGTGCCTCGCTCCGATCCGGTCAGGCCGGCCGCGCGCAGCCCGGTATGTACCGTCAGCAGCGACGCCACGCCATCGACAATTGCCGCGTCGACGACCTGCCCCTTGCCGGAGGCACGCGCCTCCAGGATGGCGCTCACGATGCCAAGTGCGGCATAGACCGAGCCGCCGGCATAGTCGCCAACGACATTGAGCGGTACCGTCGGCGGCTCGCCCTCACGCCCGATCGCATTGAGCAGTCCGGTGATCGCGATGTAGTTGATATCGTGCCCGGCCGTCTGGGCCAGCGGGCCATCCTGGCCCCAGCCGGTCAGCCTGCCGTACACCAGTCTCGGATTGCGCGCGAGGCATGCATCAGGCCCCAATCCGAGCCGCTCGGTGACACCGGGGCGGAATCCCTCGATCAGTGCGTCCGCCTTGTCGATCAGCGTGCGAACCAGTTCCAGCTCGGCCGGATCCTTCAGATCGACCTGGATCGACTTTCGGTTGCGCAACACCAGATCAAACTGCAGCGGCCGTGACAGGCCCAGCCCCGATGGCTCTTTCCGGTCGACGCGAATGATCGTCGCGCCGAGGTCTGCAAGCAACATGGCGCAAAAGGGAGCCGGCCCGATGCCCGCCAGCTCCACGATGCGCACTCCAGCAAGTGGTCCCACCATTGTCTCCTGATAGCTATGCCCGGTCGATCGTGCGCGCCTTCCCCCCAGAACTCAACTCGCCTGCCCATGCCGTTCCGTGCTTTGAGAGGAGGACCCTGCATCAGCGCTCAAAGCACGGAACGGTTCATGGGCGACGATTGCCCAGCACACCGGCCGCGCCTATCTTCGAGGCATAAGAGAGGAGACATCATGTTCAGCAGAAGGCATTTCCTGAAATCACTGGCGTCACTAGGGGCCGTTGCCTGCGCGCCGTCGGCGTTTGCGCAGCAATTTCCGTCGCGGCCGATTCGAATTGTGGTCCCGGCCTCCCCAGGCACGGCGGTCGACATTACGGCACGCTTTGTTGCCGAGGCACTGGCAAAGAACCTCAAAACCCCGGTCATGGTGGACAACCGGGCTGGCGCCGGCGGGCTCATCGGCACGGACGCGGTCGCCAAGGCTCCCGGGGACGGCTACACGCTGCTGTTCGCCGGTGTTCCCCACCTGACCACGCGGTGGTTTGCCGAGGGTCCGGTCACCTTCGATCCGGTCAAGGACTTCGTGCCGATTGCCAGGGTGAGCAGTTCCGCGCTGGGCATCGTAGTCAAGGCCGACTCGCCTTACAAGACCCTGAGCGACCTGGTCGCGGCAATGAAGCGCAAGCCGGGCGAGATCACGTACTCATCCGGGGGAGCGGGCAGCACCTCTCATCTCTGCTCCGTCATGCTGAACGACCTGACGAAAACGCGCGCAAGGCATATCCCTTACAAGGGCAACGGCCCGGCCGTGACCGACGTCATTGCCGGCCAGGTGGACTTTACATGCCAGGGCGCACCCAGCGTGGTGCCGATGATCAAGGCGGGCAAGCTGCGCGGTCTCGCCGTCACGAGCGCCGGGCGGTGGGGTGAGATCCCCGATGTCCCGACCTCGGCGCAAGCGGGGGTTGCGGGCTACCAGGTCGCGTCGTGGATCGGCGCCCTCGCCCCCGTTGGGACGCCGGCCCCCATCGTCCAGCGCCTGTCCGACGAACTGGTGCGGATCGCTCAGTCGCCCGCGTTCAAGGCGTTCTGCGCTCATCAGTCGATGTACGTTGATATCGCGGATCGCCGCCAGTTCCTGGCTGATTTGCCGAAGGAGGATGCGCACTGGAAGCGCATCGCGCAACTGTCGAAGGAATCCTGAGTTCGCTGGCTTACCAAGCGTCTTACCAGCTTACCTACCAGAGCAGCGCGCAGTGAGCCAAGGGGTGACATGTCCAGAGCCGCGGGACGTAAATTGCAGCCCTCTTCCAGGCCTGACCGTGCTCCAGTCCGGCCGCGCGGCGGGCTCCCACAAACGTTAGGTAGATTTTGCACGCCCGATGAAGTAACGTCCGTGGGGAGAAATCTCCGCAACCCTGCCAGGAATCCGGCTCCGGCCCTCATAAATCATGACAAAACGCCAGGCCAACGCCACCACTGTGGACACCCGCGAGAAGCTGATGCGCCTGGCGGCGCGCGCCTTTGGCACGCAAGGCTATGCCGCCACGACCATGCGCGGGATCGCCGACCAGGCCGGCATTGAAGCGGCCAGCATCTACTATCACTTCTCCTCGAAGGAAGAGTTGCTGGATGCGGTGATGGAACACGGCGCCCAAAGCATCTTTGCGCACACACAGGCGCGCATCGCGGCGCTCCCGCCTGGCGCCGACGCCGAGCAGCGCTTCCGCGCCGGCCTGCTCGGCCTCTTCAGCGCGATGATCAAGTACGGCGACTACACCCTGGCGCATGGGCGCCAGCTGGCCGAGTTGCCGGACAAGGTGCGCGAGCGCCATCTCAGGCGACGGGCCCAGCATCAGACGTTCTGGAGCGGCATGCTGGAAGACCTGCGCACCGAAGGACACCTGCGCGAGGACATCGACATCGCCCTGTGCCGCGTGTTCGTCCTGAGCACGATGACTTCAGTGCAGACCTGGTTCAACCCGAAGAAGGGTTCGCCCGAAAAGGTGATCGACGAACTCTGCGCGATCCTGTTTGAAGGCGTCCGGCCCAGGCAGGTGCGCAAGCCGGCGCGACGGGCGCAGGCCGTGGCTTCGTGAACCAATGCTGCAGCAGCACCTCCCGATCGCGAACCGGATCCCCCTCCCCGGCATTCAGCGAGGGTAGATAGCCCTCAGCATGCAGGCGTTGTCATCCTGCCTTCGCCTGAGACAGCGCCACCAGCTTCTTCCAGCGCTCAAGTTCGGCCGCCGCATTGGCGCGGGCCTTGGCAGCGTCCTGGATGTCGACCTCCAGCCCCTGGCTGGTGCAGAACGCCTTGAAGGCCGGCGCCGCGGCGGCTTTAGTCATGGCGTCGGACAACTGCGTGATGATTGCCTGCGGCGTGCCGCGGCGGACAAATGCCCAGATCGGGGTGACCAGTTCATAGCCCTTCAAGCCAGCCTCGTCCAGGGTGGGCGCGTCGGGGAAATAGGTCGACCGCTGCTTGCTGGTCACGGCCAGCACTCGCAAACGCCCCGCCTTCACCAGCGGCAGCGACGTGGCCACGCCGCCGAAGCCGGCATCCAGCTGTCCGCCCGCCACATCGATTGCGACCTGCGCCGGCGCCTTGTATGCAATGTGGTTCATCCGGATCCCAGCCATATTGCTCATCAGCGCCGCCGCCATCTGCGGCGTGGTGCCATTGCCGGGTGAGCCATAGGACAGCCCGTCCGGCTTGCGTTTCGCGGCGGTAATGAGATCTCGCACCGTTTGCAACGGTGAGTTAGCCGCAGTGACCAGCACCATCGCCGAGGTCGCCAGGCGGGCGATCGGCTCGAAGTCGGCGACCGCGTCATACGGCGTCCTCTCCACGAACTGGTTCGAGTAGTGCGCCGCGTAGTTGAACAGGATCGTATAGCCGTCGGCGGGTGCCTTTGCTACCAGATCTGTGCCGATGATCCCGCTGGCTCCCATGCGGTTCTCGACGACGAACGATCCGCCCATGGCCTTTGCCAACTCCGAGCTCATGTAGCGCGCAACGACGTCGGTACCGGAGCCAGGGCTCAGCGGCACGATAAAGCGGACCGGGTGGGACGGGTAGGCCTGCGCAAGCGCCGACAACGGTAGCGTTGCCAGCGCGGGCAGCAACTGCAGGCAGCTACGGCGTGAAATCATTACATTTTCTCCTGTTGAATCAGGCCGGTGACTGCGGTTTGCTCCCCTCTCCCACTTCGCGGGAGAAGGGATCAGACGATCAGCCGGCCGGGCAATGGCTAGACGATCCCCGTTTCGCGCAATGCCTGGATCTCGTTCGGGCTGAGCTTGAGCAGCCCGCCGTAGATCTCCTCGTTGGCACCACCCAGCGCCATGGCAGGCCGGTCGAACTGCGAGGGCGTCGCTGAGAACCGGATCGGCAGGCCCATGCCCACCGCGTCCACCGGGCCGAAATCGGGGTGGGCCAGGTTCATCAGCGCGCCGCTCTCATGCAGCCGCGGGTCGTGCAGCACCTCGTCGGGCTTGCGCACCGGCGCGCAGGGCACGCCGCGGTTGTCCAGCAGTTCGCGCACCACCTCGGCCGAGTTGCGCTGCTTCGTCCAGCCCGCGATTACCTCGTTGAGTGCTGCGGCATTGCGCATGCGCGGCCCGCGGCCGCTGAAACGCGGGTCCTCGAGCAGCTCGGGCTGGCCGATCGATTCCAGCAGCCCGCGCATCCAGTCCGGCTGGAACGCGACAATCGCCACGTGCCCGTCCAGCGTCGGATAGACCCCGAACGGCGCGAGCCGGTCGTGGTAATTGCCGGTGCGCGAGGGATAGCCTTCCCGTCCCATGACGTCGAAGTGCTCTTCAGCCACCCACGATGCCAGGCAATCCAGCATCGACACCTGCACGCGCTGGCCCTCGCCCGTGCGGCCCCGGTGAATCAGCGCGGCCAGGATGCCATTGGCGACATACATCGGCGCGACCAGGTCCGCGATCGGCAGGCCGCAGCGCGTCGGCGGCCCATCGGCGTAGCCAGTGACCTCCATCAGGCCGCTGAGCGCCTGGACGATGATGTCCATGCCCTTGAGCCCCGGGAACGCACTGGGCTCGCCCATCGCCTTGACCGACGCGTAGACGATGCGCGGATTGCGCTGCCTCACCTGCTCGTAGTCCACGCCGAGCTTGGCCGTAGTACCCTCGCTGAAGTTCTCGAGCACGACGTCCGATTCCTCGGCCAGCCGCATGAACAGCTCGCGGCCCTCCTCCGATTTCAGGTCCAGCGTGATGCTCTTTTTGTTGCGGGACCGGTTCAGGACCGTCAGCGATACCTCGCCGTCTTCACGCTGGCCAAAATGGATGCCGTGGCTGCCCACGAACGGCGGGTTGGTCCGTGCAATGTCCCCACCACCGGGCGCTTCCACGCGGATCACCTCCGCGCCCATGCCGCCAAGCAACAGCGAGCCATATGGCCCGGCAAGCGCCACGGTCAGGTCCAGTACGCGGATGCCTTCAAGTGGCCGCGATTGATTTGCTGGCACTACTGTCTCCTTTCTTGTCGGCCCGCCGTCATGCGCCCCGGGCCCTTGTCACTTCCATTGCTCTTACCACTGCTAACGACGCGCCGGCGCCGCGCTTTCCCGGCCTGGCTTGGCTCGGGCAGGTCCCCATTGCTTTGATTCAATGCTAGTGGAGCCGGCCGGTTGCGCTCAAGTAGTCACTGGCGAACCACCAGTTCGCATTGTGCGAATTGCGGGTGGTGCGGGTCGTGCTGTCAGACGATGCCGGCCTTGCGCATGGCTTGAACCTGCGAGCGGTCGTAACCCACCTCGGCCAGCACTTCTTCGGTGTGTTCGCCGACCGTGGGCGGGCGCCGCACAACATCGGGCGGGGTACGCGACAACATCGCCGGCGGCGCCACGATCGGCGCCTTGCGCGGCAGGCCCGGGTAGTCGAGCCAGATGTAGGCGCCCGACTCCTGAATCGAGGCATCATCCAGCGCCTCGCGCGGGGAATAGACCGGCGCTGCCGGGATCCTGGCCTTCTCCAGTTCCCGCAGCGCGTCATCGCGGGTGCGGCTGACGCACCATTTGCCCATCAGGCCGCTCAGGAACTCACCATGCTCGCCGCGCCGCAAGTCGTCGCTGAAACGGGGATCGTCCAACAGTTCCGGCGCGCCGATCAGGTTGGCCCAGCGCCGGAACAGCGGCTGCCCGATCACCTGGGCGATGATCCAGCCATCGGCCACGCGGAAGATGTCCGAGGGCCCATAGGAGGGGCTGCGGTTGCCCATCGCCTGCCGGTCAATGGCAAGCGCCGCTTCCTCGATCAGCGCCCCGCTGGACAGGTTCAGCGCCGTCTGCAGCAGTGACGCCTCGACGCATTGCCCGCGCCCGCTGATGCGCCGCTCGTAGAGCGCCATCACCGTGCCGAGCGCGCACGACAAGGCGGTCGAGAAATCGACCACCGGCACCATCGCCTTGGTGGGGCTGTCGGGTGTGCCAGACATGTAGACAGCACCGCTCATCGCCTGCCCCACCCCGTCGAAGCCGACCCGGTGGCCAGCGCCTTCATGCGAGCCGAAGGCCGTCGAAGCGGTCAGGATGATGCCGGGATTGATCGCGCTCAGCGTCGCGTAATCCAGCCCCAGGTTCGCCAGCGTTTTCGGCGGCATGTTCGCCACCACCACGTCAGCCTTCTCCACCAGGCGGCGCACCACCTCGCGGCCCTCCTCGCTGTCGATGTCCAGCGTGATCGAGCGTTTGTTGCGGTTGCACTGCAGGAAAAGCGCGCCCTCCCCTGAATCCGTGACCGGCACGATGAACCGGTCTTCGCTGCCACCGACCCGGTCGATCCGGATGACGTCGGCACCGTAATCGGCGAGCAGCGCTGCGCAGAACGGGCCGGCAATGAAGCGTCCGAAATCGAGGACGCGGATACCTTCAAGAACCTTGGACATCTTCTTTAGCTTCCATCTCACTGGTTGCCTCGTCTGGGCGAGACGACGGCTGATGGAATCGATCCTGACCGCCGGCCCTTCGCTGGTCAATCAAGCCTTCCAAGACGTTCCGTGCATCGAAATTGCATGACCGGGGCGCCGACAACGAGACCGGATCGCCCCGGCCCGTTGTCGCCCTTCCCGCTCAGGCCGTGGTCGTGCGCGGGAACACCGGAGCGCGCTTCTCGCGGAACGAGGCCACGCCTTCCTTGACCTCCGGCCCGCCGAAGCCGAACATCTCCAGCGCCAGCGAAGCATCGAAGGTCGGGCCTGCCTGGCGCAGCCAGTTGTTCAGCGAATACTTGGTCCAGCGGATCGCCGACGGCGCGCCATTGGCCAGTCGCGTGGCGATCGATACCGCCGTGTCCTGCAGTTCTGCCTCATCCACGGCGAGCGACACCAGCCCCATCTGCTCCGCCTTCTCGCCGCTCACCGGCTCGCACAGCATCAGGTGGTACTTGGCCTTGGCCATGCCGCACAGCAGCGGCCACACGATCGCGGCGTGATCGCCGGCGGCAACGCCGAGCCGCGTATGGCCGTCGACCAGCCGCGCGGTGCGCGCCGCCACCGAGATATCCGCCAGCAGCGCCGCTACCAGCCCGGCACCGACGGCGGAACCGTGGATCGCCGAAACGATCGGCTTGGAGCAATTGATGATGTTGTAGACCAGGTCTTTCGACTCGCGCCAGACGCGGGCGCGCGCGTCGAAGGAATCGATCATCTCTTCGACCATGTCGAAATCGCCGCCGGCGGAGAAGGCCTTGCCCGCGCCGCACAGCACCACGGCGCTGACGCTCGGGTCGGCATCGATATCGCGCCACACGCGGGCGATCTCGTCGTGGCCGGGTGCATCCAGCGCATTCAGGCGCTCGGGACGGTTCAGCGTGATGCGCAGGACGCCCTCGCTCGGGCGGTCAAACGCCAGGCTTGAATAGTTCTCATAGGCCGCGCCCGCGGCGGTACTGCTTTTCGACATGGAATCTCCTGAATAAAAGTGCGGGGGCGTGTGAAGCGAACAAGAAATACACACGCTCCCGTCAATCAATGCGCCGTCACGGCGTCGTCAATGCGCGGCAGCGGCGCGAATCTCTTCGAGGGCTGGCGGGTTGTCCAGTGCCGACAGGTCGCCGGCAGGCAGGCCGGTGTAAACGCTGCGGATCACGCGGCGCATGATCTTGGAGCTGCGCGTCTTGGGCAGTTGCGCGACCACGTGGACCACGGACGGGCGGAACGGGCGCCCCAGCCGGCCGTCGACATGCTTGCTGACCGCGGCCGCCAGCGCCTCGTTCGACTGCGTCATGGCGGCCGATGGCACCAGGAACACAACCAGCTTCTGCCCCTTGACCGGGTCCTCCACGCCGATGGCGGCGGCTTCAGCGATCTCCGGCAGTTCGAGCAACACGTCCTCGATTTCGGCCGGGCCAAGGCGCTTGCCCGCCAGCTTGATGGTGTCGTCGGAGCGGCCCATCATGAACCAGGTGCCGTCGTCACGGCGCAGCGCCAGGTCGCCGTGCACCCAGAGGCCCGGCACCGTGTTCCAGTAGGTGTCGAGATAGCGCTCGTCGTCCTGCCAGAATGACTGCGTCATGCCGACGAACGGCCCCCGGATCGCCAGCTCACCCACGGTATTGGTCACCGAGGTGCCGTCCGCATCCACCACGTCCACGGCCACCGACGGCGAGGCGGTGTTGAACCCGGCCGGGCTGATCGGCTTGACGATCACGCTGGACAACAGCGCCCCGGACACCTCGGTGCCGCCGGTGTAGTTGATGACCGGGCGGCGACCACTGCCGAACGCCTTCTGGAACCACAGGAAGTGTTCCGGAGCGATGCTTTCGCCAGCGGTGATCAGCAGCCGGATCGTCGAAGTATCGCCTTGCGTGGCGACGGCCTCGTTGGCGGCCAGGCCCCGGATCAGCGTCGGCGCGGAGCCGAAGTGCGTCACGCCGTAGCGCTCGACGATGCGCGACATGCGGGACCAGTCCGGGTAGTCCGGGGCGCCGTCGTAACAGACCAGCGTCGCGCCGCGCAGCAACGCGCACGACATCACCAGCGTGCCGGCCACCCAACCCATGTCCGCCGGCCAGCAGAACACATCCTTCGGGCTGACATTGAAATGGATGGCCGAATCGTGCGCGATCTTCAGCGGGAAGCTGCCGTGGGTATGCACGGTGCCCTTGGGCTTCCCGGTGGTGCCGGAGGTATAGATGATCATGAAGGGATCGTCCGGCGACATCCGCTCGGGTGCGGGATCCGGCTGTGCGCTGGCCACCTGCTGCCAGTCGAGCACTGCATCGCCGAAGACGATCGCCTCGCCCGCATGCTTCCAGACCGTGGTGCCGATGTCCGGCAGACGCGACAGCGCCTCGTCGACCAGGCTGCGCGTATCGACCCATTTGCCGCGGCGCGAGAATCCGGTCGTGGCCACAAGCGCGCTGGCCGAGCATGACGACAGGCGCGACACGATCGCATCGACGCCGAAGCCGCTGAACAGCGGCACCGTCACCGCGCCGATCCATGCGACGGCCAGCGAAGTCACGGTCGCCTCGACGCCGTTTTCCACCAGCAGGCCAACCCGGTCGCCGCGCTTGACGCCGAGCGCCTTCAGGCCGCCGGCAAAGCCGGCTACATTGCGCGCCAGCTCGGCATAGCTCAGCTGCTCGACCGCGCCGCCCTCCTTTTCCGCCACCACGGCGGTGTGCGACGCCATCGCGGGATCGTCCGCCCACCTGAGCGCGGACTTGACCCAGTTGAGCTGCCCACCCGGGAACCACTTCGGGAACGGCTTGCCCTTGGAGGCATCCACATACTGCGTGTACGGCACGTCCCACGCCACCCCGCAGAAGTCGATGACGGCGTCCCAGTAGGCGTCGGGCTTCTCGTTGGAGAAGGCCAGCAATTCGTCGTAATCCTTCAGGCCCAGGCGCGTGACCAGCGCCGACACGTTCGCCGTGGCGATATCGTCTCCCGTAGGGATCCAGTCATTGTGCAGAGAGTCACTCATCGATAATCCAGCGTATTGGTTGCACGGTTGCTGCGGCGCGATTGGGTCAAGACAGTGCATGCAGCGTCAGGAGCGCCATCGCATAGGTCCAGCGTGCGCGACGGACCGAAGCACGTCAATCAAGGCAGCGGTGTTGTGCCGTACTTTGGAATGCCGTGGCACGGTCCGGAGCGTCGGGCCTGGCCCTGTGCATCGGGAGCCGGCGCCCGACGGCGCGCGCGGGCGCTCCCCGCGTGCGGTCCGCAGCCCGGACCATGGCTTCCGGAGTACGGAACGCGGCCCCGGCGCGGCACACTAAGCGTCGCTGCCGACATCGCGCAGCAGCACCATCAGCTCCACCGCGGCGGCCTTCAGTTCCGGCACGATGCGCGCCCGAATCGCGTCGACGTCCGCGCGCAGGTCGACCGCCCCACAGTTCAGCGCCATCAGCGTGTCCGCGCGCCCCACTCTGAGCGGCAGGGCGATGCCGTAGGCATTGCGCTGGTATTCGCCGAGCGACATGCAAACGCCGCTCGTGCGCAGGTCCTCGAACGCCGCCTCGATGTTCTTCCGCACCTCTTCGGCCTGCGGCGCTGCGGCCTCTACCACCGAGGCAACGTAGCCCGACCGTGTGTTCTCGGGCAATCCCCACAGCCACGCCCGCCCGATCGCCGTCAGCCCCATCGGCAGCAGCGATCCTGCGCCCAGCCGCAGCGTGGCGATGCGCGTGCTGGTGCGATATGCGACATAGAGCATGTCGAGCTGGTCGGGCACCGCCAGCGCCACCGAAACGTTTAGCCGGTCGGCCAGCTGCTGCATGAACGGATGGGCCAGCCGCGTGACCGCGCTGGTTTCCAGGTAGGCGTGACCTATGCCGAGCGGGCCGCTGCCGAGCTCGAATTGCGGCCCCCCCGCCACGCGGCGCAGGAAGCCCATGCTGACCAGCGTCATGGTCAGGCGCGACACCGTGGATTTGGACAGTCCCGTCCGGCGCACCAGTTCGCCGTTGGTCAGGGGCACGCGCTCCGCGCGAAAGGCGCGCAGTACCTGGAGGCCACGCTCCAGCGTCATGGTGACGGGTGAGGAAGGGCTCATTGCGACTCCGTACAGCTTGCAGAAGGGAACACATCGCCCCGCCCGCATCCCTTACGATTGTTAGGTACATTCTGGCAGCCAGGACGGCCGGCTTCCATGAGGTAAACCCGCACCAGCGGGCTCGCTCAAGTGCCATCAATTTCATTGCACGGCACAGTTGTCGCATGGGCTTTGACGCCATCGCACGACATCTCACAGACTCCGCACACATACAAGACCACAACGGAGGAGCCCTATGAAGCGTCGGTATTACGCCGCAGTGCTGTTGTCCATGGCTGCACCATTCGCCGCCGCGCAATCATCCGTCACGCTGTACGGCGTCGCGGACATCGGCCTGGAATACCTGAACAACGCCAATGCCGCCGGCGACAAGCTGTTTCGCATGACGTCCGGCAACGCGTCGGGCTCCCGCTGGGGCCTGCGCGGCGTGGAGGACCTGGGCAGCGGCATGAAAGCGGTCTACGCGCTGGAAAGCGGCTTCGATCTCGACAGCGGTGTATCCAGCCAGGGCGGCCGCCTGTTCGGCCGCCAGGCGTTCGTGGGCCTGGACCACAAATGGGGCCGCGTCACGCTCGGCCGGCAGCAGAACGCCCTGTTCGACTTGCTGATCAACTATGAGCCGATGGTGCTGGCGGCACGCTATTCGGCGCTGTCGATCGATACCAACCTTGCGGGACGCTACGACAACACGGCCAAGTACACGGGCAAGTTCGGCCCAGTCACGGCAACCGCCCTGTACAGCTTTGCGCGCGGTACCAGCATCACCAGCGGCGGCACTACGTCGCTCGGCACCGAGGTACCCGGCGACGTCAAGAGCGACCGTGCCTTTGGCGGCGGCCTGGAGTACGCCGGCGGCAACTTCGGCGCTACCGTGATCTATGACCAGCAGCAAGGCACGCGTGGCATCACCGGTCAGAACTCGGGCCAGACCGACCGGCGCATCGCGGCGGCGGCCAACGTCAGCTTAGGCAGCTCGACCGTGTTGGCCGGCTATCGCTGGTTCAACGGCGATATCGGTGTCGCGCGCCGCAACGACCTGTTCTGGCTGGGCTACCGTTTCCGGGCTACGCCTGCCCTCACCCTGACCGGCGCGGGCTATTACGTGAACAACCGGCGTAACGGGCAGGATCCATGGATGCTGGTCGCATCCGCCAATTACGCATTGTCCAAGCGTACCGATGCCTTCC
This genomic interval from Cupriavidus oxalaticus contains the following:
- a CDS encoding enoyl-CoA hydratase/isomerase family protein, with the translated sequence MSKSSTAAGAAYENYSSLAFDRPSEGVLRITLNRPERLNALDAPGHDEIARVWRDIDADPSVSAVVLCGAGKAFSAGGDFDMVEEMIDSFDARARVWRESKDLVYNIINCSKPIVSAIHGSAVGAGLVAALLADISVAARTARLVDGHTRLGVAAGDHAAIVWPLLCGMAKAKYHLMLCEPVSGEKAEQMGLVSLAVDEAELQDTAVSIATRLANGAPSAIRWTKYSLNNWLRQAGPTFDASLALEMFGFGGPEVKEGVASFREKRAPVFPRTTTA
- a CDS encoding AMP-binding protein — its product is MSDSLHNDWIPTGDDIATANVSALVTRLGLKDYDELLAFSNEKPDAYWDAVIDFCGVAWDVPYTQYVDASKGKPFPKWFPGGQLNWVKSALRWADDPAMASHTAVVAEKEGGAVEQLSYAELARNVAGFAGGLKALGVKRGDRVGLLVENGVEATVTSLAVAWIGAVTVPLFSGFGVDAIVSRLSSCSASALVATTGFSRRGKWVDTRSLVDEALSRLPDIGTTVWKHAGEAIVFGDAVLDWQQVASAQPDPAPERMSPDDPFMIIYTSGTTGKPKGTVHTHGSFPLKIAHDSAIHFNVSPKDVFCWPADMGWVAGTLVMSCALLRGATLVCYDGAPDYPDWSRMSRIVERYGVTHFGSAPTLIRGLAANEAVATQGDTSTIRLLITAGESIAPEHFLWFQKAFGSGRRPVINYTGGTEVSGALLSSVIVKPISPAGFNTASPSVAVDVVDADGTSVTNTVGELAIRGPFVGMTQSFWQDDERYLDTYWNTVPGLWVHGDLALRRDDGTWFMMGRSDDTIKLAGKRLGPAEIEDVLLELPEIAEAAAIGVEDPVKGQKLVVFLVPSAAMTQSNEALAAAVSKHVDGRLGRPFRPSVVHVVAQLPKTRSSKIMRRVIRSVYTGLPAGDLSALDNPPALEEIRAAAAH
- a CDS encoding IclR family transcriptional regulator, whose translation is MSPSSPVTMTLERGLQVLRAFRAERVPLTNGELVRRTGLSKSTVSRLTMTLVSMGFLRRVAGGPQFELGSGPLGIGHAYLETSAVTRLAHPFMQQLADRLNVSVALAVPDQLDMLYVAYRTSTRIATLRLGAGSLLPMGLTAIGRAWLWGLPENTRSGYVASVVEAAAPQAEEVRKNIEAAFEDLRTSGVCMSLGEYQRNAYGIALPLRVGRADTLMALNCGAVDLRADVDAIRARIVPELKAAAVELMVLLRDVGSDA
- a CDS encoding porin — protein: MKRRYYAAVLLSMAAPFAAAQSSVTLYGVADIGLEYLNNANAAGDKLFRMTSGNASGSRWGLRGVEDLGSGMKAVYALESGFDLDSGVSSQGGRLFGRQAFVGLDHKWGRVTLGRQQNALFDLLINYEPMVLAARYSALSIDTNLAGRYDNTAKYTGKFGPVTATALYSFARGTSITSGGTTSLGTEVPGDVKSDRAFGGGLEYAGGNFGATVIYDQQQGTRGITGQNSGQTDRRIAAAANVSLGSSTVLAGYRWFNGDIGVARRNDLFWLGYRFRATPALTLTGAGYYVNNRRNGQDPWMLVASANYALSKRTDAFLNVGYVRNKDNSNLGLNGFGSTITPGENQTGVMVNIRHKF